From the Cryptomeria japonica chromosome 2, Sugi_1.0, whole genome shotgun sequence genome, one window contains:
- the LOC131860139 gene encoding uncharacterized protein LOC131860139, with translation MVEVLSSKGENRGKFKKEHYGEQGGREEVETRGAEGEGLDEKDERFGTYKEKDLDLHKKFTESTRKRKVRKEVEELTEKMGISKEVVQRAREQNILKEEDMVKPKKKKPVSTPPKQSKPGQSQTAPTSCAQKPTPPPKPQSKSTGGAEKRKNENYQREYVVATVGDETESDEAVKEVKKTATYARGVKKPQSGGAQSSARARVRKKHKSKLDEAMKSNKVEDQSSENGVPEEHTSVHTIVDDPNNANIDTSGEVVLDPLVIEVISKKVAEEIDDAEKGEDDGKGESVEVPEKEKGEKKEDQCLVTVARDIVVDK, from the exons ATGGTGGAGGTGTTATCCTCTAAGGGTGAAAACAGGGGTAAATTTAAGAAGGAACACTATGGAGAGCAAGGTGGCAGGGAAGAAGTGGAGACACGAGGTGCCGAAGGTGAAG GCTTGGATGAGAAAGATGAAAGGTTTGGTACATACAAGGAGAAAGATCTTGATCTGCATAAGAAATTTACTGAGTCGACAAGGAAAAGAAAAGTCAGAAAGGAAGTTGAGGAACTTACAGAGAAAATGGGAATATCTAAAGAAGTTGTGCAAAGGGCTAGGGAGCAGAACATATTGAAGGAGGAGGATATGGTGAAGCCCAAAAAGAAAAAACcagtctccactcctcccaagcaaTCAAAGCCAGGACAGTCCCAAACTGCACCTACCTCCTGTGCTCAGAAGCCTACTCCTCCACCCAAGCCACAATCCAAGTCAACCGGTGGAGCTGAGAAAAGGAAGAATGAGAATTATCAAAGGGAGTATGTTGTAGCCACTGTTGGGGATGAAACAGAATCTGATGAGGCAgtgaaagaggtgaagaagacaGCCACTTATGCAAGAGGAGTGAAAAAGCCACAATCTGGTGGAGCCCAGTCATCCGCTCGAGCTAGAGTGAGAAAGAAGCATAAATCTAAATTGGATGAAGCTATGAAATCCAACAAAGTTGAAG ATCAATCTTCTGAGAATGGTGTTCCGGAAGAGCATACCAGTGTGCATACAATAGTTGATGATCCTAATAATGCTAACATTGATACCTCCGGTGAAGTTGTGTTGGATCCTCTGGTGATAGAAGTTATTTCAAAAAAGGTAGCTGAGGAGATAGATGATGCAGAAAAGGGTGAAGATGATGGTAAAGGTGAGAGTGTTGAGGTGccagaaaaggaaaaaggagagaagaaggAAGATCAATGTCTGGTGacagtggcaagagacattgttgtTGATAAATGA